Genomic segment of Synchiropus splendidus isolate RoL2022-P1 chromosome 4, RoL_Sspl_1.0, whole genome shotgun sequence:
GGTGGTCGCTCTCAGCACCCAGATGCCGACTCACTTTACCTGGAGAAGATCGACGTGGGCGAGGCAGAACCGAGAACAGTTGTCAGCGGTTTGGTGGCCTACATTCCGCAGGAGGATCTGCAGGACCGGATGGTGGTGCTGCTGTGCAATCTGAAGCCTCAGAAGATGCGTGGGATTGAGTCTCAGGCCATGCTGCTGTGTGCCTCTATGTGAGCCCCGCCGACACACACGGAACAGGTCCAGCCACGAACAACGTTCATCAGTTTCTTGTCTTTTCAGTGAAGGGGAGCCGAGAAGAGTGGAGCCTCTGGATCCTCCTGAGGGGTCCTCTCCCGGGGAGCGGGTATTTGTGGAAGGGTATGAGGCGGGACAGGCAGATGACAAACTCAACCCCAAAAAGAAAGTGTGGGAGAAGCTACAGGTATGCCGGTACTGCTAATCCATTTGGAGAGAAAAGACATTTCCTGCTGAGCTCAGCCAATTTCTCTTAAGCCTGGATGCTGTTGAAAAGGCCCCACAAGGGACTGACTTGTGTTTTGTCGCTGCAGGTGGACCTGAATATCTCGGACAACTGTGTGGCACAGTGGAAAGAGCAGCGGCTGGTGACCAAGCTGGGACAGATCACGTGTAAGACACTAAAGGGAGGAAACATCAGTTAGGAGTTGTTGGTCTAGTATTTTGTGTCAAACGTCCTCCTGACTCTCCTGGGTCAGTGCTGCGGCCTGTTCTCCACAATCATGCTTTGAACCCCCGTCCACTCTCGCTTCTTTACACAGCAGTGGCGTGATGAATCTGAAGCGCTATAAATCATGTTGTCACTGTGAAGTGTCACTGTTGCCCATTGTAACAATGGCATgataataaaatggaaaaccTTTCCGGTGTCAGCAAAGGGGAATTAAGTCAGCGTTTCATCTTTTGTCGTGAATGAATGGGAAGTGACCATGGGCTGATAACTCCGCAGCAGTGAAGGTTTAGCTGAGGAACCATTGTCACACTTGGTCTCAGAAATTAATGCTAGTTCAATTCTGTGCTTTCATTTATCTTCTTGTTatctaaatattttaatataagtCTGAGAGGAGCTCAAAGAACAACACAGTCGGTTTCATCTGTATCATTTCCCCTCATATCCTgaggaaaaaatatattgtctTGTTCAGGTACCCAACATCCCAAGCTTGCATGTCACCATGATCATTGACATTCCAATTATGCCAAGTCATCATGTTTGTAATCCCTGCTTTTAAAATGTGTCTCATCAGAACGTGTCATGAACCTGGTCATGttttgagagaaaatgaaagcacacgacaaatttgcaataactttatTTATGGAATTAAcacctacattttttttcatccataccaaaaataaatgcaacactTAAATTTACTCCCATTTGCATTTTTCTAaaggaaatatttaaataagCTCTTGAATAGAAGCGTCTGCTGGCATTAAAGGTAAAAATGTGTGGAGGATAAAACCTGCAAAACATTTTACCAGCAGTCAAAAAGTCAGTCCATTTATTTGGCGAGACGATTGCACTGATCTTGCTGCTGCACACGATACAAGTGAATGTGAACATCAGATAACTTTAACAACTAAAGGGCAGCAGCAAGTCTTATTGATCAATAAACCAAATGTTCATGTGTCAATTTTTGTCACACACTAACTCTACATTTTCTCTTGCCTTGAAGTCGCTCATGTAACTGTGCCTCCTCATAGCAGCTGCCATTATCAACAGCAATAACCGCTTTCAGTCAAGCCAAGCGTCTGCTCATGGTCCTGCTGATACGTTGGGAATCCTCCTGTGTCTGTGAattgactttgtttctctgaTAAGCACCATTTATTATCATTAACATAAGAagactaaaactataaaagCTTAGTTATATTAAACATTTTTAGCATCACACTAGGAACAAAATGTATACAAATGGGATTGGAAATCAAAGCGTTACATTTCCAAACTGGTAAGTCAATTTTCTTGTCCACATGTGGTGTGATTCACACAAAATTACAAGAAATTCAAATTGTGCAAATTTCCTTAAAACATCTGGTGTGGGGATTTTGGATTAGCGCAACATCATTTCACATTTGATACAAATCTGACATCACACAAGGAGCATCCAGTGTAccgcctttttttttccccccatgtTGTGGTTCCTACGACGATGTAGTCAGACTGTACAACGTGCCTCCTCTGAGCCTCTTTCCCCGCACACTCCCACGCATCACAGTGAGAGGCCGTACAGCTGTAGCTCATGAGAATCCTCTGTACACAAATGCTTTAACTTGGAGCGGAGAGAAACACTACCCAATTCTTCCTGCAGGAGGCAACTAAGCATACAGAAATGCAGCGCCACCCTGAGGGGCCTGAGAATGTAGAAAAATACTCCGGAATAAAGCTTTTATAACAAAGTAGGAGTGCTGTTTTTGCATCACCATGTGGGAAGGCCAGAAGAGGCTAAGGCTTTTGGAAAGGAGAGATCACACAACACTGAATAATCTTGTTTACGTCGACGAGACCTCCTTCTCCAAGTGTTCTGCTTCTTCCTGATCGGCCTCCGCGACAGATCAACACAGACCTTTCAAAACAGGGTTTCGATGGTGTCGGCAGTCACTCGTGTcgctgtggaggagaagaagagaggtcAGTTGTAAGGATGACAGTGGAAGAATCTAATGGAGACGCTGCGGCCTGATCATGAGCTTTCTGTTCCATCTACTGGACGTGGCTGCAGTCATGagacactgctgtgttttcagaAAGAGATAGgtggagttgttgttgttggtttgtttggattcTTAAAATGCCACACAAACATCCCACTTGGACTTGTGAGATTGACAGGAGAACCaagaaaatgataaagaaagtgatggcgcctccAACAGCAAAAACTGGTTGaaaagcacctgttggagcagtttagttgagaacattttatggcagtactttcatttacacattaCTTATCTTCCTTTGAGtttatatatgaaaaaatattttttaaatttattataTTGATCTTATTaccgtttttccaattttctcaacaatttgcatcaagtgtatttttttttcttgaggaaATGTGACGCACGTGGTTCTGCGGCTGGTAGGaactttcaatgacaaatatcttggcactgatcacatggtttcatgtcatttcacaagcttttggtttgtttacatgtgtagttattgaacacaaatgaaacctGTAATTCTCAGAAATCAATAATCCTAGTAATAAATCAGTTCTAGTCCTTGAATGCCATTTGttgtggaaaaggtgggccccaagatcagaaaggttcagaagCCCTGATGTAGAGGACGTCTACTGGACAGAGCTGGGTACCGATTCAAATTCCTCAAATTGATTCTATTCAATTCTGATCGGGTTCAGTTTGGGATATTTCAGTCAATTTATACCAACTTTGCATGAATATGGAAGAGGTgcaatggatgaaaaaaaaaatcatggttgGGATTGAATCATGGTTTTGGCTCCTGCCCCTGATATGGTGCCTTAAATGTGGTTGATGTATTCCAGTCACACTGCCTTTGTGTGAACACAAGACACAACTCTGAAGTGCGTACCTAATGGTGGAGAGCGATCCGTATGGATCAATGATGATCCATTGCACCACTACGTACGACACATGGTAGAGTGTAGCATTTTGTGAATAACAAACTGAAAGAGTGGAGCATCATGAGAATCTTGGGGATGAGCTGGAGAAGGCGGTTTGCAGTGGTTGAACACAAATGAGTGACCTTGGGAAAACGTGACGTTGCAGAAATGTATCTAATGTACTTTGGTGGTCCAAAAAAATGTGAAGTGTGTCTTTAATGTATCTCAGACAGGCAAACCCAAGAGGCCCTCTGTCCCTGACCAAAGATGACATCAACCATTCACTGCTTACTTGTTGATTCGAGGCGATGAGTTGTCTCCTTTGGGTACTGGACTGCACTGCTGTTTCCATTGACTCCAATCTCTGCTCTGCCGGCGACAGGGTTCTGTAAAGAGCAGACGATGCTCTGGACTGGCTTCTTGGCCACTGGAGGCGGAACTCTGTCGCCCTTCACTGCGCCATAGAAGAAAGAACTTGATTGTCCGGAACGCTGCATGAACTCTGATACCAAATTCTGCTGAAGACTGGCTTGATCTTCAGGAGTGGACGCTGTAGTCACGACCATCTTTGTGCCCCTTGAGAAGATGAAGCTCGCAGTGGAGGCTGACGTCCTGTGCGTGTCCTTCTCAGGGACGTTGCTGTAGGCCAGCGGTCTTGTCGTTATTCGGCATGGAAGACTGTCTCTTGAAGACATGGCAGCTGTTTTCATGCGTACAGCCTCCTGTAGGCGCATGGATGTCGGTGTAGATGTCTTCAGGGTCTGAGGAGTTTTGAGAGAAAGAGACTTGCGGATTGGTTTCTGTGGAACAGCCTGAGGTGCTGGGTCTGCACTCTGGCAACGCTCCTGAGCGCCGTTCGTCTCGCTGGTCGACTTTCCTTCGCTGAGAGCTTTTAGTTGGTCTTCGCTCATGCTCACTGATCTGAGTCGGACCATCTGAAGCAAGGAGGGGGTCACCAACGGTATGTTGGCATCCTCCTTTGGAGAGGGAGCACATTTCTGACGACCAAGAATCTCCTTGTTTTTGATGTCCTTGGTTGCACCATTGGGCTGCCTTCTAAAGCTCACTCCGGGGGTCACGCTGTCCACAGGTAAAGTGGGGACTAACGGGACTGGTGTGGAATCAgcttttggatttgtggcgTGATGGAAGAGGGGTTGATCTTCATGATGGATGACGCTCTTGCTGCTTAAAGAGGAGAAAGCGATGACTGATAAAGGGTAGTCCTGGGGAGCAGTAGTGAGTTGAGTTAAATCCAAGGACGATAAGGCATTCTGCAGGTCCTCTGGGAAAGTATCAACATACTCCGACTCTCCAGTTTCTATGTCACCCTTTAGGTGGACTGAAGGTGACTCTAGATGAGGGACCATCTCCCCTTGACCCAAGTGGTTTTCATAGGCTGAGACATCCGAGCGACAGCTGTCCATCTCATGCAAAACACAGTCCACCATCAAAGGAGGCGGCGGAGGAGGGAAGTCAGACTCATACGCCCCATCAAAGACTCCTTCtaggggaggggggggaggcGGCCAGCAGGATTCTGCAGCATGGACCTCCTCCTGCACATGCTCTATAGGGTCAGGTGGTGAGGACACCTGCGAGGCCGTCTGCTGGGTCGCTGGTGCAGTGCTGGACTGTAGCGAGAGCGTCGTGTCATTTGGATGTTCTTCCTTACAAGTGGCTTGGTTTTCTTCAAGCACAACCTTCATCTTTAAAAGTGCACCACAGTCGCTCTCCTCCATGGAGGAAGGGTTCTCCTCCACAAGCGTATCAGACCTCACAGCTGGCGACATGACTGCAAGAGGGTCTGTCTTAGCAATGGTGTAACCACTTTCTGTTGAACTGCTCGTCTCCTCTTTACCACACTGCTCAGTCAAACACTCGACTATTTCGTCTTGTGAGCATTTAGTGTGCGGTTCTTCTGGAACCACTGGCGTCAGTTTAACGTCCTCCGATGTTTCAGGGACGTCACCTTGCGTTTCCCGCCTCTCAGAAATCGCTACCTCGCTGATGTCCGTCTGCGTCCCGGCTTGTTTGCACGGCCTGTTGTGTATGTGCACGGTGTTAAGGTCAGGACTTGGACCACACAGGAGCTCAAAGGTCCGCCTGTTGTGAACCCATgtctctggaggaggaggacatggTGCCTTGACCTTGGGTGGCGGTGGAATATGCAACAGCTCCCTGACTTCAAGTCTCAAAATGGTTTTGTGTTGTTCTGTAGCAACATCAGTCACAAGCTCCTGAGCTGGTGTGTGCGGGCAGCAGGAGGACACTTCTGAAGACAAGGAGGCGAGTGAAGAGGACGGGGACGCTGACGCAGACCTCTCTGGTTTAACAAGGGTCTGTTTCTGTTTATCGGGGGATGTTGGCGAGGTTTCCCGTGGGGACAATGTTGGGGTGCCACTCTGACTGGAGTAGCCACTGGAAGGGGACAGCGTGCGTTCAAATTTCCCAATTTCTGAAGGGACTGTTTGAGGGGAGTGGTTTTGAAGTTGTGGTGGAGGACCTGAAGCTTTCCTTGCTTCAGATGAAGATTGTTGACTCAAGGCGCACGAACATGACATGTTGACGTTTCCAGGCGTCACAGGGATCACGGTCTTGGTGCTTTCTTCACCAACCCTCTCAGTGATGATGATATTACCAGTGGAAGTTGCTACCGTGGAGGATGTGGAACCATTGACACGTTCACCCTCTGCTGGATCCCTGACGTCGACCCTGATCCTGCTGCTGTGTAGAGAGTGCGTTCGCAGTGGGGGTGGCGGGGGCTGCTTCGTTTTCACAATGGAGAGACTGCGAGAACAATGTCGCTTCGGCATTGCATTTTCCCCATCCGTGACAGTCACGCTTGACTCTGACTCGCCACCTACAAACATATTGTCTATCGCAGTACTGGGGCTGCTGATCATGCTCGCTGAGCTACGCAAGCTAACAATATCCTGCGCTGCACAGCAGCTCTGGTCAACCACTTTTGCACCGTTCTCACTACTCTTCGAGGACGGGGGAGACGAGTTCAGAACGATGGTCCTCGAAGACTGTGACTCGCTCCAGTCCGAGTGGGAAGGTGATGGGGAAATTGCTGTGGAGCTTTGCGAGTTATCTGTCTGGGATCCGTCAACGTCCAACTTTCTGGTCAAGGAAGGGCTGAGTGATGAATCCAGGGATACCAGGCTGCCTTTGCTCACTGAGTGAACACTTCGGCCGTgaccagctgtgctgctgagtgtcctgctactgctgctgcagtcGATCTCAATCACATCGACGGACGCTGGCAGCACCGCGTTAGGAATGATTGTAGAAAGGTAAGTAGCCTGGGGAGATATGGACATGACAGGACCCTGAGGGAGGCAAAAAGAAGTGTTAAAGAAATTTGTCAAGTAAACATATGGCTATGTTGAAGGTACCTGGGgttcctgaaggaagcagaacatggaagaagaaaagctggaggagctgatcaTGCCTGGCACGGCAACTGACTTGGGTCTCAGCACAGACAAGGCTTTGTCGTTGGTGGCACCATCATCCTTGTAAAGCACCTGTAGGTGCCTTTTCAAAATGTCTTCTTCTTTAGAATCCACCTTCAGAGACACAGAAGCACATTAGCTCATGAAacataaagataaataaaacttGAGAATAGTAGTGAAGCGCCTGAATGATAATCTATCGTTTCTGTTGCACCACTCCCAGAGCGAACGTCCCGCTGCTTCAACTTCACCGAAGTAAATGAGGTTGGCATTTTGAAATGGATTAGTCTGGTTGTTCATCTATTACAGGCCTCTCACATGTGTTATAAGTTACAGTTACTTAACATAACTGAGAGTTCAGACTGTGTCATTAGAGTAACGAAAGTAAGAATGGTAAAAGAACTTTAAAATGGTATGAACAAGCAAACTGAGTAGATAACTGTGACCCGatttacatatttacaaacacacatttcatcatcacaacttgcctatgaaaataaaatcacaactTTTTCACTCTTAATAAACTCTCACTTCTGCTTTCAGAAAGTGAATTAGTATCGCACTGGATGTTTGTAACTTATCACACTGAAATGTCAACTCTGGATGCAAGTGCAGGTGAATCTGGTCTGTGTTTGGACGGTCCCACAGCCGAAGTGCTGGGGGCTACTGGAATCAGTCCTACGACTCTAAAGCCCAGGTTACCTGCTTCCAGATGGTGCTTGAATTTTCCTCATAAGCTACAACCCCCTCGGAGTTAAAGTCGTTAGAAATGCACGAGTCAATTACAGTCTTACAGGGTGGAAGATACGtgcttctttatttattcatcaccCCAAATAACCACCTGGAAACATCTAGAGTTCATTTAGCCTCCCCTTACAGGCTTCCACTTTTTATCTGCTTATGCGTGCAACACGATGATAGGAAACAAGAGACGAGACAGACGACAAGTTTATTTCAAAAGTCACCTGAATCATAGATGACATTCATACATATGTGGATAACCACGAACCAACAGAAAATGAACCAGACTGGGGAGTCGAGAGAGTTGTATGTTCAGAAAGCATTAGAATGAGTCAGAAAATGGACAGAGAAACGTGTAAAATACAGTCAATAACCACATGAAGTTGTTGGTACTTGTGTGCTTATGTTTGTCATTTGAGTAGGTGTAGGTGCTGTAGGTGCGATTTGATGATGGGGCAGAGATTGTGAGCTCACCTCCAAATCAGACAGGTGGACTCTGGCTCCTTCCTGGTTCATCGCTGGAGTTCCTCCATCGACCATTGGTATAACAAGGACTCCTGATCTGCAGTTGCTGTCAAGTGGGGAATGATGTGGGAGCTGCTGAAAGGTGGAGTATCTGTGGAGTGCTGGAGAGCAGGGAGACTCACATCAACAGAATCAGCCGTCATCGAAGCTTGGAAGGTCAGTCAGAGAGCCTACCTAGCTCTTTCTGGACCTGGTTGGGAATGCCCATGATGGTGGTTCGCCTGTTCCTCCTCCAGTCCTTGTCATGCCttttcactggattcagagGTCGGAATGTGGAACCTATAATAAAAAGTGCAAGGCAGGGGAGCGACATTAGGcattcagaatttcattcagtgTGACTGTGAATTCTAAAAGAGCTTGTTTCCCATGAGTTTTTCAATATGGAGGCTGGAAATTCAGTTCGGAATACAAATCATGATCATCAGAAGGCATGCCTGCCAGCTGTTGTGTGCagggagagcagcagcacaagTCACTTGCTCCATTTGAGAGTTACTGACACAGGAGTGCGTGTGGAAGTGAGCAGCGGTTCCAAGaccaaaatgtgctttttgaCAAAAATAGCAGTTAAATCCAAAGCTAAACCGAAGTACTGCTAGGTGTGTGTCAGTGCGTATATCCTCAAAGACGAGCACATATACGGGAGAGAAAAGGAGAAGAATGAGGACCGTGAGACAGAGTGCATGTCTCTTAGGGTCTTGTTGAGCTTGTAACTGGTTCAGCAGTTACAACAACTCTACATTCATCTGTCGTGTTGAAGAAGCAGTGCAGACACTTTACAATTGGGTCTTTTAGCCAGCTCGGACCTGAATCGGGTTCTCCTTCACCTTGTCGGGTGAGCACAGGTCTGATCGATGCAGCAGGGCTTTCTTCATTTCCAGATACAACGCTGTGTTCAGGAGAACCAGCATCATCCTTGGAGCCAATATCAGGCTCCGGGATATCGACTGACTGCAGGTGAAAGAGACACAAAACAATTAACTAGTATCATACCCATGAACAACTTCAGAGTGTTTAGGACTTTTGGGCATCTTACAGCGGCGCTCTCATCGTCAACGGTGGTCACTCCTTCCTTGTTCTCTGTGTCAACCAAAATCAATCAAGTTAGTATTCATCCTCCACGGGCTCATCTCGCATCACGCCAGGGTGACAACAAATGTATGAGACCTTCTTGCTGGAGGATCTTGAGTCCCTCCTGGGCCTCGATGTGAAGATCTTCCAGGAACTGAGGTCTACTGCCTTCGATGAACACATTTTCCTGATAGTGTTGTGAGGATGTGAAGTGGACCGTCAGCCTCCTCTGGTCCTCAGTGCCCTTGGGCCCAGCTGCACAGAAGGAAAATGACTCAGTTAAATACACGGAGAAGCATGAGAGCAGTTTTCAAGAACGCTATTAagaagatttttgttttgtttcagccaCACACTTCACATTTTAAGAGGTCAGACTAGAACTGATAGTCATAGGCACAAGGAGCCCATTAAATATCCTCACACAGTCACTGTGTAATGAGAAGAATTTGATGCAAATTGGCCGCTTAGGTAAAACTGTAACTGGCCTCGCTCACTTAACAAGCGCTTAGAAATCATTTGAATTGCGGCTCCACACACGCGGCTTGTCACCCAACGTGGACATGAGTGCCATATTAGCTGACCCTTGTCCAGCTGAACTACAAGCAAACCAGGAAATCTCAATAAGGCAACTGAGCACAACTGACTGAATGTTCTTGTATCGACTACTACACGAGTACACAACCCAACATAAAGGCCTACTGTGATGAGGTTATTAAAATGGAATCAAAATCAGCCAGGCAAACACGTCCCCTTCTAGGGCTCCTCATTTCCTACATCTTGTTCTTCAGTTTGAAGACTGAACTAAGGTTTCTTTGGACATAATCTGCGGTGACATTTGCAGTGTTTTCCTTCAAACCCCAACTAGACGCCAAGGTTACtcaaaaacacttaaaatgttGTCGGGTATGTCACTATGGAAGACAAGCACAGCCTCCATGTGAGTGTGATCATTCACACTCTGGTCCGAGTGCGCAGCATTAACTGTTTAAACCTGGCTAATCCACTTCTCTTTGGTCGACTCGAAAGAATGAGATAATCTGGATTGTCATCATTCAGCCGTGGACCTCCTGGGGCTGCATCGTTGTCCTTTTCGGGAATGTAAAAAATGTCTAGTACTTTTTCCTACACAGGAATGATCAAACTCTTGACGGTGGGACACCACTTCCCCTCGCACACACTTTATTTGAGAAGAGTTGCACCATCACGTAAATATATTATGTAATGGAATTTATTTATGACTCGAGCTATCAGACATGTAGTCTTCGGGTATAAATCAGCTCATGGCTGAtcggacaggaagtgagttgCTGTGACCAGAGTGGGCTTGACAGGAAGTTTATCTGATTCATGGAAAAGCTCTTTTCAAAAGCActtaatgatgatgaaaagtcaacaaagggaCACTACTATTGAAGACAAAATCATATGATGCCTGACCTAAAACATGGGAGGTGACTGAGGGTTACCAAAGTGGCCATGCACTGATGTCGACAGATATATATGGATGTTAAGGAAACCTCAATGGCGAAGGAATAATAATGGTAGCCTGAGTGAGTCACCTCAAATATTGCGCAGCTCTGCAAACAATCAACTGTACTGTAAATCTTCTTCAGaggctttaaaaacaaaaccaaaacaaatataGGGGCTTAAAGTAAACAACCGTTTGAAAGGAGCATAACTCAAATAGAGCTATCAGATAGAAACATGAGAAAGCAGAATCATTTTGAGGTGAAAAACGGTGTGCTGCGTCACAGCCTCCTGCTGTGACTGACTGCTTTGGGTGACAAGTGAGCGTAACAAATTGCTATATGAGCGAGAACCCCATATCTCTGTCAAAGTGTCAAGTTACTCTGATATCCTGAATAATAAACTGCACCCTAAAAAGCTCCGTACACGCGAGGTGTTTGATGCGACATCACTCCTGTGTTCTGACTGCACATATCTGCATgctctgttttacattttaactTCTTAAGATCAAAAATGTTACATTAAAAAACATACACCGCTATAAGCGTCACTCTGGATTAGGAGAGGGAGAATCCCCTCCCTGAGACTGTAGCAGAGGTTTTAAGTCTTCTGACTGATTAAGGCGATCATAGCGAAGGCTCTTTATCTCATTAGTGGTGACCCCCATGTTAATTCTAAAAATCCTTCCATGCCTGAATGGTTTTTATAGACATAACGTACTTTTTAGTGCTCAACATTTCCTCAAAACTAAAAAAGTTTTAGAAAGTGGCGTCATTATCCGCCTGTCCGTGTTCTCACACTAGGAATGTTGTAATCTGTCGCATTACTGTGTGTTGTTTAATCCAGCACACCTTACTTTCCAAATGTTGCTGTCGGTGACTCACCCTTTTTCTTGAAGATGGATAGCAGAGAGTGGATGCTCTTCCTCAAGTAGGCCACCATAGCTAGTCCAGCACCATGTCAAACCTTATACTTTCAAATACAGGAATCCAGCGTCACCAGCGTAAACACCAACAATAGACGATGGATTGACCGTCAAAAGTGAAATATTGGCAGGACACAAAGTTTGGGGTGTGCAGCCACACAGAGGGCAGAAACACAATAAACCTGCTCCCAGACATGTCGCCAGTCCCAGCTGTCTTATCCCCAAGTCTAATACCCCGTCCCTCAGCCCACAGACCCCCCCCACAATCTCTATTTTTCCGTCCATCAGGAGCAGCATGGCACTctaataacaaaagaaaaaccccCTCTGTCCCCCAACTCCAAACTGTTGTCAAAGTTTCCCTTTCCTCGTCCTGCCCACCCCCTTATTCTTATTGTAGACACGTGTGGGTGCTTACACACACTCCCTCTCCCTGTAGCTAATTATGTCTCACCCTGTCGGCAACAGTGCtgatatatacatacatacatggccagttaaccagcgcttagtcctatTCACGGTCGTGTGGAGTGCTGAACCTATCCCAGCCGTCCTTGGACGAGAGGCAGGAATTCTGTAATATAATTAGTATGTATTTATGACATTCAATGGAGACATTAGAATAAAGGTATTTTTTGGCACGTCCCAGATTTGGAATGATTCTGAGTTCAGTGATGGAGACCCATAGGACAATATTTGACCTGACTAGTATAGGGAAGCTGTAGGGGAAACAGTGGTCTCTGGAACATTGATGGCATGGGCCACAGAAATAAGTCAGCTTGCGTTGGCAAACAATAATCCAGTACCAGCTCTCCTTCTTAAGTATCATGCATACAAAAAAGTGAGGTAAGTGCTCTCGACAGCTTGACAAACTATCTGTGACCATAGCCAGGGAGTATATTTACGAGGCAAAAACAAGTGTAGATCAGCTTCATACATTTCACCAGACCAGAATCCCGCAACTGTCCCATCAAACTAGACAAAATAATTCCGAATACTCCTAGAGGTACGTTTGCTTCGAAGTCATACTTATCTTGGGATTCATTTCGTTAGACTGTGGTTGATATTAAGAcataaaggaggaaaaaaacatggagGAAAATGTACTACATGAAATGAGAGTAaataagaaaaagagagacaacaAACTACATATTGTTCTTCAGAagcaattttatatatatatatatatatatatatatatatatatatatatatatatatatatatatatatggtgaggggggaaaaaaaggaaaccaaGGGGGCGAAGGGGAAAAAATGGAAACCAATGTGATGACACTATGAGTAGGGCACAGGCACTACTGATTGAAAACTCAGGGCGTCTTACTGAAAAACCAGGATGtccaatttctcatgttttgcagttaaGGCGTCCCCAGGATGCCCAGAcgcccctctagctaaaagcctgtgagGGGATCCAAAAACTAGGGAAGATTTACGATACTGCATTGCACACATGTCAAACATAAAGCCAATAAAGCCAAAAGGGAAGTGCACCACAAACCAGGTGAGCGTTTGTATTAATCTACTCCATTTATACACTACCTCTACGCATCACAGCTGCAGAAGTCAGTAACTTCCTCTGCAGACTTGGGTACGTCAAGCCACAAGGCACTGAGTTAAAAACCTGGCCAATGTAACCATACTGATTTGGCCATTGTaccaaatgtcaaaataaaataataataaaaaaaacaacaacagtgagcAGGGCCGACCGCTGG
This window contains:
- the kiaa1522 gene encoding uncharacterized protein KIAA1522 homolog isoform X5, whose amino-acid sequence is MVAYLRKSIHSLLSIFKKKAGPKGTEDQRRLTVHFTSSQHYQENVFIEGSRPQFLEDLHIEAQEGLKILQQEENKEGVTTVDDESAASVDIPEPDIGSKDDAGSPEHSVVSGNEESPAASIRPVLTRQGEGEPDSGSTFRPLNPVKRHDKDWRRNRRTTIMGIPNQVQKELALHRYSTFQQLPHHSPLDSNCRSGVLVIPMVDGGTPAMNQEGARVHLSDLEVDSKEEDILKRHLQVLYKDDGATNDKALSVLRPKSVAVPGMISSSSFSSSMFCFLQEPQGPVMSISPQATYLSTIIPNAVLPASVDVIEIDCSSSSRTLSSTAGHGRSVHSVSKGSLVSLDSSLSPSLTRKLDVDGSQTDNSQSSTAISPSPSHSDWSESQSSRTIVLNSSPPSSKSSENGAKVVDQSCCAAQDIVSLRSSASMISSPSTAIDNMFVGGESESSVTVTDGENAMPKRHCSRSLSIVKTKQPPPPPLRTHSLHSSRIRVDVRDPAEGERVNGSTSSTVATSTGNIIITERVGEESTKTVIPVTPGNVNMSCSCALSQQSSSEARKASGPPPQLQNHSPQTVPSEIGKFERTLSPSSGYSSQSGTPTLSPRETSPTSPDKQKQTLVKPERSASASPSSSLASLSSEVSSCCPHTPAQELVTDVATEQHKTILRLEVRELLHIPPPPKVKAPCPPPPETWVHNRRTFELLCGPSPDLNTVHIHNRPCKQAGTQTDISEVAISERRETQGDVPETSEDVKLTPVVPEEPHTKCSQDEIVECLTEQCGKEETSSSTESGYTIAKTDPLAVMSPAVRSDTLVEENPSSMEESDCGALLKMKVVLEENQATCKEEHPNDTTLSLQSSTAPATQQTASQVSSPPDPIEHVQEEVHAAESCWPPPPPPLEGVFDGAYESDFPPPPPPLMVDCVLHEMDSCRSDVSAYENHLGQGEMVPHLESPSVHLKGDIETGESEYVDTFPEDLQNALSSLDLTQLTTAPQDYPLSVIAFSSLSSKSVIHHEDQPLFHHATNPKADSTPVPLVPTLPVDSVTPGVSFRRQPNGATKDIKNKEILGRQKCAPSPKEDANIPLVTPSLLQMVRLRSVSMSEDQLKALSEGKSTSETNGAQERCQSADPAPQAVPQKPIRKSLSLKTPQTLKTSTPTSMRLQEAVRMKTAAMSSRDSLPCRITTRPLAYSNVPEKDTHRTSASTASFIFSRGTKMVVTTASTPEDQASLQQNLVSEFMQRSGQSSSFFYGAVKGDRVPPPVAKKPVQSIVCSLQNPVAGRAEIGVNGNSSAVQYPKETTHRLESTTTRVTADTIETLF